Proteins from a genomic interval of Zingiber officinale cultivar Zhangliang chromosome 2A, Zo_v1.1, whole genome shotgun sequence:
- the LOC122042988 gene encoding very-long-chain aldehyde decarbonylase GL1-11 isoform X2 encodes MLLSYPTFRLMGLRSSLPLPHWSVIVSQIIFYFILEDFVFYWGHRILHTKWLYKHVHSVHHEHATPFGLTSEYAHPAEILFLGFATILGPALTGPHLFTLWLWMIVRVIETVEAHSGYDFPWSPSNFLPLYGGAEFHDYHHRVLYTKSGNYASTFVYMDWLFGTDRDYRKMKALEEEGRKY; translated from the exons ATGCTCCTTTCCTATCCTACTTTCAGACTCATGGGTCTAAGAAGTAGTCTTCCATTGCCACACTG GAGTGTTATTGTCTCTCAAATTATTTTCTACTTCATCTTGGAGGATTTTGTGTTCTACTGGGGGCACAGAATACTGCACACCAAATGGCTATATAAGCACGTCCACAGTGTGCATCACGA GCATGCTACACCTTTTGGGCTGACATCCGAGTATGCTCATCCCGCTGAAATCTTATTCCTTGGCTTTGCCACAATCCTGGGACCAGCCCTAACTGGTCCTCACCTCTTCACACTGTGGTTATGGATGATCGTGAGAGTTATCGAAACTGTTGAGGCACACAGTGGATACGATTTTCCATGGAGCCCTTCAAATTTCTTGCCCTTGTATGGAGG TGCTGAATTCCATGACTATCATCACCGTGTTCTTTATACAAAGTCAGGCAATTATGCGTCGACTTTCGTTTACATGGACTG gTTGTTTGGTACCGATAGAGACTATCGGAAGATGAAGGCTCTCGAGGAAGAAGGAAGGAAATACTGA
- the LOC122042988 gene encoding very-long-chain aldehyde decarbonylase GL1-8 isoform X1: MASLLESCWLYLITHFSEFQLATIGSFLIHESVFFLSGLPSIYFERSGIFSKYKIQKKVNTPEAQRRCILRLILYHLCVNLPVMLLSYPTFRLMGLRSSLPLPHWSVIVSQIIFYFILEDFVFYWGHRILHTKWLYKHVHSVHHEHATPFGLTSEYAHPAEILFLGFATILGPALTGPHLFTLWLWMIVRVIETVEAHSGYDFPWSPSNFLPLYGGAEFHDYHHRVLYTKSGNYASTFVYMDWLFGTDRDYRKMKALEEEGRKY, encoded by the exons ATGGCGTCTCTCCTCGAATCGTGCTGGCTG TATCTTATTACACATTTCAGTGAGTTCCAGTTGGCAACTATTGGATCCTTCTTAATTCATGAAAGCGTCTTCTTCTTGTCTGGTCTTCCATCTATATATTTTGAAAGGTCAGGGATTTTCAGCAAATACAAAATTCAG AAAAAGGTCAACACTCCAGAAGCACAAAGGAGATGCATTTTGCGCCTAATTTTATACCATTTATGCGTCAACTTACCTGTTATGCTCCTTTCCTATCCTACTTTCAGACTCATGGGTCTAAGAAGTAGTCTTCCATTGCCACACTG GAGTGTTATTGTCTCTCAAATTATTTTCTACTTCATCTTGGAGGATTTTGTGTTCTACTGGGGGCACAGAATACTGCACACCAAATGGCTATATAAGCACGTCCACAGTGTGCATCACGA GCATGCTACACCTTTTGGGCTGACATCCGAGTATGCTCATCCCGCTGAAATCTTATTCCTTGGCTTTGCCACAATCCTGGGACCAGCCCTAACTGGTCCTCACCTCTTCACACTGTGGTTATGGATGATCGTGAGAGTTATCGAAACTGTTGAGGCACACAGTGGATACGATTTTCCATGGAGCCCTTCAAATTTCTTGCCCTTGTATGGAGG TGCTGAATTCCATGACTATCATCACCGTGTTCTTTATACAAAGTCAGGCAATTATGCGTCGACTTTCGTTTACATGGACTG gTTGTTTGGTACCGATAGAGACTATCGGAAGATGAAGGCTCTCGAGGAAGAAGGAAGGAAATACTGA